The proteins below come from a single Haemorhous mexicanus isolate bHaeMex1 chromosome 18, bHaeMex1.pri, whole genome shotgun sequence genomic window:
- the MYBL2 gene encoding myb-related protein B codes for MARRARGEDQDEPHYQDNDLDVPEQRDGRCKVKWTPEEDEQLKMLVSHYGQNDWKFLASHFPNRSDQQCQYRWLRVLNPDLVKGPWTKEEDQKVIELVKKYGTKQWTLIAKHLKGRLGKQCRERWHNHLNPEVKKSSWTEEEDRIIFEAHKVLGNRWAEIAKLLPGRTDNAVKNHWNSTIKRKVDTGGFLNETKESKSLYLLVEVDNKERQSQTTPESQNVLPNWPVDISEIKEEDVSDEEVTGVQELPLELPAAGVAEQNVEGTPDDAVPEDGTSLVESPYKWVVEAANYLYPACAPALSEALDMIESDPDGWCDLTQFDLPEEPLAGSSSGSASPARPAPGEAAPALPSVTEYRLDGHTISDLSRSSKGELIPISPHAEGSFGTPPSVLKRQKKRKISLSPVTENVASTSMSFLDSCNSMTPKGTPVKTLPFSPSQFLNFWSKQDTLELENPSLTSTPVCSQKVIVTTPLHRDKTPLLQKNLAFVTPDQTYVADNTPHTPTPFKNALEKYGPIRPLPQTPHLEEDLKEVLRSEAGIELIIEDDVKPEKQKRKQGLRRSPIKKVRKSLALDIVDEDMTQNLPALPKTVCFKRAQPVNFLSRSLNLSSSSRKNDSGLLNRAFVQVQPEKMSYRKMPSHFRPPAPMTRAWKAVACGGTRDQLFMQEKARQFLGTLKQSHTSRTLILS; via the exons gaTGAGCAGCTGAAGATGTTAGTGAGCCATTATGGACAGAATGACTGGAAGTTCCTGGCCAGCCACTTTCCT AACCGCAGTGACCAACAGTGTCAGTACCGGTGGCTGAGGGTGTTGAATCCAGACCTGGTTAAGGGCCCGTGGACCAAAGAGGAGGATCAAAAG GTAATTGAACTGGTTAAAAAATATGGCACCAAACAGTGGACCCTGATAGCCAAGCACCTGAAAGGGCGCTTAGGGAAGCAGTGCCGGGAACGCTGGCACAACCACCTGAACCCTGAGGTGAAGAAGTCCTCGTGGACAGAGGAGGAGGATCGCATCATATTCGAGGCCCACAAGGTCCTGGGGAACCGCTGGGCAGAGATTGCcaagctgctgcctgggag gactgacaaTGCTGTGAAGAATCACTGGAACTCCACCATCAAGAGGAAAGTGGACACAGGAGGTTTCCTCAATGAAACCAAGGAGTCCAAGTCTCTGTACTTGCTCGTGGAGGTGGATAACAAGGAGAGGCAAAGTCAGACGACACCTGAGAGCCAG AACGTCCTGCCGAACTGGCCAGTGGATATCTCCGAAATAAAGGAAGAAGATGTCAGTGATGAGGAAGTGACGggtgtgcaggagctgcccttggagctgccagctgcaggagtgGCAGAGCAGAACGTGGAGGGAACCCCAGATGATGCAGTGCCTGAGGATGGCACTTCATTGGTCGAATCACCATACAAATGGGTTGTTGAAGCTGCCAACTATTTGTACCCAGCTTGTGCCCCAGCCCTCAGTGAAGCTCTGGACATGATTGAATCT GACCCAGATGGCTGGTGTGACCTGACCCAGTTTGACCTGCCCGAGGAGCCCTTggccggcagcagcagcggcagcgccAGCCCGGCCAGACCAGCGCCCGGCGAggcggccccggcgctgcccaGCGTCACCGAGTACCGCCTGGACGGCCACACCATCTCTGacctgagcaggagcagcaagggAGAGCTCATCCCCATCTCCCCCCACGCTGAGGGCAGCTTTGGCACCCCGCCCTCGGTGCTGAAGaggcagaagaagaggaagatatCCCTCTCGCCTGTCACGGAGAATGTGGCCAGCACCAGCATGTCCTTCCTGGACTCCTGCAACAGCATGACTCCCAAGGGCACCCCTGTAAAGACACTGCCCTTCTCTCCATCTCAG ttCTTGAACTTCTGGAGCAAACAGGATACACTAGAACTGGAGAACCCTTCCCTGACCTCCACGCCTGTGTGCAGCCAGAAGGTGATTGTCACCACCCCACTGCACAGGGACAAGACCCCTCTGCTCCAGAAGAACTTAGC GTTTGTCACACCAGATCAGACATATGTGGCGGACAACACACCTCACACTCCCACTCCTTTCAAAAATGCCCTGGAGAAATATGGACCAATTAGACCTCTG CCCCAGACTCCTCACCTGGAAGAAGACTTGAAGGAGGTGCTCCGAAGTGAAGCTGGCATTGAACTCATCATAGAGGATGATGTGAAGCCTgagaaacagaagaggaaacaaGGG CTGCGCAGGAGCCCCATCAAGAAGGTCCGGAAGTCTCTGGCCCTGGATATTGTGGATGAAGACATGACACAAAacctgcctgccctccccaaGACTGTGTGTTTCAAAAGAGCCCAG CCTGTGAATTTCCTGTCAAGGTCCCTGAACCTGTCCTCCTCGAGCAGGAAGAATGACAGTGGTTTGCTCAACAGAGCCTTTGTTCAAGTGCAGCCAGAGAAAATGTCCTACAGGAAAATGCCAAGCCATTTCAGGCCACCAGCACCG aTGACCAGGGCTTGGAAAGCAGTGGCCTGTGGTGGAACTCGAGACCAGCTCTTCATGCAGGAGAAAGCTCGACAGTTTTTGGGCACATTGAAACAGAGTCACACATCAAGGACCTTAATCTTATCATGA